Proteins from a genomic interval of Phlebotomus papatasi isolate M1 chromosome 3, Ppap_2.1, whole genome shotgun sequence:
- the LOC129806325 gene encoding nuclear factor of activated T-cells 5-like isoform X7 — protein sequence MTVGNGGMAQRAHRKVLRIPSKRHPGKSLPGKLHSMTRIGPGKIIKSHPGKRIIQRQTPPPCDNSNDSGLGFDHHLEMQYSVGVRNAQNSRSNVTDDGNDDDGRKREIAVKATTVTKRRKVNKMKVQVDDDSCSNDAFAFSKRTSRRGKSTSTSTTCAQNSSNPSPPNNKLMAAPRHGMSRPLVRRAMGPVNLQTQIGGISKNGQYQLQIVAQPEQQHRARYQTEGSRGAVKDRSGNGFPIVKLVGYDKPTVLQVFIGTDVDRVAPHMFYQACKVSGKNSTPCVEKKVDGTMVIELELKPEQDMTVTCDCVGILKERNVDVEHRFPDQSTPRSKKKSTRCRMVFRTIVTNDDGTTESLQVCSQQIICTQPPGVPEICRKSLTSCPASGGLELFVIGKNFSKDTRVVFQTQKLSSGEVIWQEMVIPDKEYLQQTHLICTVPPYMTTELPEPVNVHLFIAASGKKSESHNFMYTPNNANAGALAAATTRSLSQQQDVRYDEQNSKNGVCPVMLWSSGGIEPKNEIDSGMMPPPTTLPLSVRRPSSTGTILPDALSPSNVVTALKTEIVDENSQNSMGANDGNSNDYEGRSPDPGALYGPKIHGPNIELMDESSNLSMIVNENSMDMTSVYPPSGHSGSLLMPAVHAANELSAKVAAVQLHQFVNGGSGEAQTQVSPAQTVQNVQKFLENNVPGALFTTATNGNVSTSTTTGPGIFSQISGMNSNRTTAMETNFMSTGPLAIQCDNSGAADQILCNNSSPSSTSRSPLSQDIILNSQSVVTLSEVNGMNVLSSPSLPSATTQSDHTMSPDIIMNPTVSPSMLCSGSAGGHSPMLETQVPLLSIPQTAPESMMNSMISPILASPQSDHKAPQTPTTTASNTVHNMILNEILTSQQNPITTESMEALMSFNSATSMLQESTPVTTSHMILTPQAPDGDSDSSARQQQQQQQQQQQQQQQQQQQQQQQIAQNTAIYTEAAAAHAAAAAIMAGASDMNSNTNTTGSNILSGNVTENLVASNHMINNHEIRVSANGDLHVQRVQNDIGRRTENMMQTAALVQNVIANPSAKVDLGGPSNNIADGTNHHQQPTTGTTTIPQEIATMSDHDLISYINPSCFDQGMIP from the exons ATGACTGTTGGCAATGGTGGTATGGCACAGAGAGCACACAGAAAAGTTCTAAGAATACCATCTAAGAGACATCCTGGAAAGTCATTACCTGGCAAATTACACTCCATGACAAGA ATAGGACCTGGTAAAATTATTAAGAGTCATCCAGGGAAGAGGATTATTCAGAGGCAAACACCACCACCGTGTGATAATTCGAATGACAGTGGACTGGGTTTTGATCATCACCTTGAGATGCAATATTCAGTTGGTGTTAGGAATGCCCAAAATTCAAG ATCGAATGTGACTGATGATGGAAATGATGATGATGGCCGTAAAAGAGAAATTGCAGTAAAGGCAACAACTGTAACAAAGCGTCGCAAAGTAAACAAAATGAAGGTACAGGTGGATGATGATTCATGCAGTAATGATGCATTCGCTTTTTCTAAACGTACATCAAGACGTGGAAAATCAACATCAACATCTACGACATGTgctcaaaattcatcaaatccTTCCCCTCCCAACAATAA ACTAATGGCAGCTCCGCGTCATGGAATGTCACGACCACTTGTGCGACGTGCCATGGGTCCGGTGAATCTGCAAACCCAAATTGGTGGTATCTCCAAGAATGGACAGTATCAGTTGCAAATAGTGGCACAGCCGGAGCAACAGCACCGGGCTAGGTATCAGACTGAGGGTAGCCGAGGAGCTGTGAAGGATCGCAGTGGAAATGGTTTTCCCATTGTCAAATTGGTGGGATATGACAAACCGACGGTGCTGCAAGTGTTCATTGGAACGGATGTGGACAGAGTGGCGCCACATATGTTCTACCAGGCATGCAAAGTGTCTGGCAAAAATAGTACTCCATGCGTAGAAAAGAAGGTGGATGGTACGATGGTGATAGAGTTAGAGTTGAAGCCCGAACAGGATATGACTGTGACGTGTGACTGTGTTGGAATTCTCAAGGAGCGAAATGTCGATGTTGAACACAGATTTCCGGATCAGTCGACGCCGAGGAGCAAGAAGAAGTCCACAAGATGTCGCATGGTCTTCAGGACAATTGTTACTAATGACGATGGCACAACAGAATCACTTCAAGTCTGCTCTCAACAGATCATTTGCA CCCAACCACCAGGGGTTCCGGAAATTTGCCGAAAGTCCCTGACATCGTGCCCTGCATCTGGAGGATTGGAACTCTTTGTAATtggtaaaaatttctcaaaagataCTCGTGTTGTCTTTCAAACACAGAAACTCTCATCGGGTGAAGTGATATGGCAAGAAATGGTTATTCCGGATAAAGAGTACTTGCAACag aCTCATCTGATATGTACAGTGCCACCGTACATGACCACAGAACTGCCTGAACCGGTGAATGTTCACTTGTTTATTGCGGCAAGTGGCAAAAAAAGTGAATCCCACAATTTTATGTATACACCGAATAATGCAAATGCCGGAGCTCTTGCAGCTGCCACAACGCGATCATTGTCACAACAGCAAg ATGTGCGATATGACGAGCAGAACAGTAAGAATGGCGTTTGTCCGGTGATGCTATGGAGTTCGGGGGGTATTGAGCCGAAGAATGAGATAGATTCGGGAATGATGCCACCACCAACAACCCTCCCACTGAGCGTGAGACGACCATCGTCCACGGGTACCATTCTACCAGATGCTCTGTCGCCGTCTAATGTTGTGACGGCCCTCAAGACGGAGATTGTCGATGAGAACTCACAGAATTCAATGGGTGCTAATGATGGCAATAGCAATGACTATGAGGGTAGATCACCAGATCCAGGAGCACTGTATGGGCCAAAGATTCATGGGCCAAACATTGAATTGATGGACGAAAGTTCAAATTTGTCCATGATTGTCAATGAGAATTCCATGGATATGACAAGTGTCTATCCACCAAGTGGACATTCTGGCAGTCTTCTGATGCCGGCAGTTCATGCTGCCAATGAACTCTCTGCAAAAGTGGCAGCAGTTCAGTTGCATCAATTTGTAAATGGTGGCTCTGGTGAGGCTCAGACACAAGTATCACCAGCTCAAACGGTGCAAAATGTTCAGAAATTTCTGGAGAACAATGTTCCAGGTGCGCTCTTCACAACGGCTACCAATGGAAATGTTTCAACATCAACCACAACGGGACCTGGAATCTTTTCACAG ATAAGTGGGATGAATTCGAATCGAACTACTGCCATGGAGACTAACTTCATGTCAACTGGTCCATTGGCCATTCAGTGCGATAATTCTGGTGCAGCTGACCAAATACTCTGCAACAATTCATCACCCTCATCCACAAGTCGATCACCATTGTCTCAGGATATTATTCTCAATTCTCAGTCAGTTGTCACGTTGTCTGAGGTGAATGGCATGAATGTACTGTCATCGCCATCATTGCCATCAGCAACGACACAGAGTGATCACACAATGTCTCCGGACATTATCATGAATCCCACTGTATCGCCATCGATGTTGTGCTCAGGAAGTGCTGGTGGTCATTCTCCCATGCTTGAGACTCAA GTGCCACTTTTGTCCATCCCTCAGACAGCCCCAGAATCCATGATGAATTCCATGATATCACCAATTCTTGCCAGTCCGCAGTCTGATCATAAGGCACCACAAACACCAACAACAACTGCCTCAAATACCGTTCACAATATGATTCTCAATGAAATTCTCACGTCGCAACAGAATCCAATTACCACCGAATCCATGGAGGCTCTTATGTCATTCAATTCAGCTACATCGATGCTTCAGGAGTCAACGCCAGTTACGACTTCTCATATGATTCTCACACCACAGGCACCAGATGGCGACAGTGATTCAAGTGCACGACAGcaacagcaacagcagcagcaacaacaacagcagcagcagcaacaacaacaacagcaACAACAGCAAATTGCACAAAATACTGCAATTTACACGGAGGCAGCAGCAGCTCATGCTGCAGCAGCTGCAATCATGGCCGGAGCATCGGACATGAATTCCAACACAAATACAACTGGCTCGAATATTCTCAGTGGGAATGTGACGGAGAATCTCGTTGCTTCCAATCACATGATAAACAATCATGAAATTCGAGTTAGTGCAAATGGAGATCTCCATGTGCAGAGGGTGCAGAATGATATTGG
- the LOC129806325 gene encoding nuclear factor of activated T-cells 5-like isoform X6, which translates to MRFSCPQWGGETDLQRKYSNSGWIYPTNPYRNYGVKMTVGNGGMAQRAHRKVLRIPSKRHPGKSLPGKLHSMTRIGPGKIIKSHPGKRIIQRQTPPPCDNSNDSGLGFDHHLEMQYSVGVRNAQNSRSNVTDDGNDDDGRKREIAVKATTVTKRRKVNKMKVQVDDDSCSNDAFAFSKRTSRRGKSTSTSTTCAQNSSNPSPPNNKLMAAPRHGMSRPLVRRAMGPVNLQTQIGGISKNGQYQLQIVAQPEQQHRARYQTEGSRGAVKDRSGNGFPIVKLVGYDKPTVLQVFIGTDVDRVAPHMFYQACKVSGKNSTPCVEKKVDGTMVIELELKPEQDMTVTCDCVGILKERNVDVEHRFPDQSTPRSKKKSTRCRMVFRTIVTNDDGTTESLQVCSQQIICTQPPGVPEICRKSLTSCPASGGLELFVIGKNFSKDTRVVFQTQKLSSGEVIWQEMVIPDKEYLQQTHLICTVPPYMTTELPEPVNVHLFIAASGKKSESHNFMYTPNNANAGALAAATTRSLSQQQDVRYDEQNSKNGVCPVMLWSSGGIEPKNEIDSGMMPPPTTLPLSVRRPSSTGTILPDALSPSNVVTALKTEIVDENSQNSMGANDGNSNDYEGRSPDPGALYGPKIHGPNIELMDESSNLSMIVNENSMDMTSVYPPSGHSGSLLMPAVHAANELSAKVAAVQLHQFVNGGSGEAQTQVSPAQTVQNVQKFLENNVPGALFTTATNGNVSTSTTTGPGIFSQISGMNSNRTTAMETNFMSTGPLAIQCDNSGAADQILCNNSSPSSTSRSPLSQDIILNSQSVVTLSEVNGMNVLSSPSLPSATTQSDHTMSPDIIMNPTVSPSMLCSGSAGGHSPMLETQVPLLSIPQTAPESMMNSMISPILASPQSDHKAPQTPTTTASNTVHNMILNEILTSQQNPITTESMEALMSFNSATSMLQESTPVTTSHMILTPQAPDGDSDSSARQQQQQQQQQQQQQQQQQQQQQQQIAQNTAIYTEAAAAHAAAAAIMAGASDMNSNTNTTGSNILSGNVTENLVASNHMINNHEIRVSANGDLHVQRVQNDIGRRTENMMQTAALVQNVIANPSAKVDLGGPSNNIADGTNHHQQPTTGTTTIPQEIATMSDHDLISYINPSCFDQEFQ; encoded by the exons ATGAGATTCTCATGCCCTCAGTGGGGAGGAGAGACTGATCTCCAAAGAAAATATTCCAACTCAGGATGGATTTATCCGACAAACCCATATAGGAATTATG gAGTTAAAATGACTGTTGGCAATGGTGGTATGGCACAGAGAGCACACAGAAAAGTTCTAAGAATACCATCTAAGAGACATCCTGGAAAGTCATTACCTGGCAAATTACACTCCATGACAAGA ATAGGACCTGGTAAAATTATTAAGAGTCATCCAGGGAAGAGGATTATTCAGAGGCAAACACCACCACCGTGTGATAATTCGAATGACAGTGGACTGGGTTTTGATCATCACCTTGAGATGCAATATTCAGTTGGTGTTAGGAATGCCCAAAATTCAAG ATCGAATGTGACTGATGATGGAAATGATGATGATGGCCGTAAAAGAGAAATTGCAGTAAAGGCAACAACTGTAACAAAGCGTCGCAAAGTAAACAAAATGAAGGTACAGGTGGATGATGATTCATGCAGTAATGATGCATTCGCTTTTTCTAAACGTACATCAAGACGTGGAAAATCAACATCAACATCTACGACATGTgctcaaaattcatcaaatccTTCCCCTCCCAACAATAA ACTAATGGCAGCTCCGCGTCATGGAATGTCACGACCACTTGTGCGACGTGCCATGGGTCCGGTGAATCTGCAAACCCAAATTGGTGGTATCTCCAAGAATGGACAGTATCAGTTGCAAATAGTGGCACAGCCGGAGCAACAGCACCGGGCTAGGTATCAGACTGAGGGTAGCCGAGGAGCTGTGAAGGATCGCAGTGGAAATGGTTTTCCCATTGTCAAATTGGTGGGATATGACAAACCGACGGTGCTGCAAGTGTTCATTGGAACGGATGTGGACAGAGTGGCGCCACATATGTTCTACCAGGCATGCAAAGTGTCTGGCAAAAATAGTACTCCATGCGTAGAAAAGAAGGTGGATGGTACGATGGTGATAGAGTTAGAGTTGAAGCCCGAACAGGATATGACTGTGACGTGTGACTGTGTTGGAATTCTCAAGGAGCGAAATGTCGATGTTGAACACAGATTTCCGGATCAGTCGACGCCGAGGAGCAAGAAGAAGTCCACAAGATGTCGCATGGTCTTCAGGACAATTGTTACTAATGACGATGGCACAACAGAATCACTTCAAGTCTGCTCTCAACAGATCATTTGCA CCCAACCACCAGGGGTTCCGGAAATTTGCCGAAAGTCCCTGACATCGTGCCCTGCATCTGGAGGATTGGAACTCTTTGTAATtggtaaaaatttctcaaaagataCTCGTGTTGTCTTTCAAACACAGAAACTCTCATCGGGTGAAGTGATATGGCAAGAAATGGTTATTCCGGATAAAGAGTACTTGCAACag aCTCATCTGATATGTACAGTGCCACCGTACATGACCACAGAACTGCCTGAACCGGTGAATGTTCACTTGTTTATTGCGGCAAGTGGCAAAAAAAGTGAATCCCACAATTTTATGTATACACCGAATAATGCAAATGCCGGAGCTCTTGCAGCTGCCACAACGCGATCATTGTCACAACAGCAAg ATGTGCGATATGACGAGCAGAACAGTAAGAATGGCGTTTGTCCGGTGATGCTATGGAGTTCGGGGGGTATTGAGCCGAAGAATGAGATAGATTCGGGAATGATGCCACCACCAACAACCCTCCCACTGAGCGTGAGACGACCATCGTCCACGGGTACCATTCTACCAGATGCTCTGTCGCCGTCTAATGTTGTGACGGCCCTCAAGACGGAGATTGTCGATGAGAACTCACAGAATTCAATGGGTGCTAATGATGGCAATAGCAATGACTATGAGGGTAGATCACCAGATCCAGGAGCACTGTATGGGCCAAAGATTCATGGGCCAAACATTGAATTGATGGACGAAAGTTCAAATTTGTCCATGATTGTCAATGAGAATTCCATGGATATGACAAGTGTCTATCCACCAAGTGGACATTCTGGCAGTCTTCTGATGCCGGCAGTTCATGCTGCCAATGAACTCTCTGCAAAAGTGGCAGCAGTTCAGTTGCATCAATTTGTAAATGGTGGCTCTGGTGAGGCTCAGACACAAGTATCACCAGCTCAAACGGTGCAAAATGTTCAGAAATTTCTGGAGAACAATGTTCCAGGTGCGCTCTTCACAACGGCTACCAATGGAAATGTTTCAACATCAACCACAACGGGACCTGGAATCTTTTCACAG ATAAGTGGGATGAATTCGAATCGAACTACTGCCATGGAGACTAACTTCATGTCAACTGGTCCATTGGCCATTCAGTGCGATAATTCTGGTGCAGCTGACCAAATACTCTGCAACAATTCATCACCCTCATCCACAAGTCGATCACCATTGTCTCAGGATATTATTCTCAATTCTCAGTCAGTTGTCACGTTGTCTGAGGTGAATGGCATGAATGTACTGTCATCGCCATCATTGCCATCAGCAACGACACAGAGTGATCACACAATGTCTCCGGACATTATCATGAATCCCACTGTATCGCCATCGATGTTGTGCTCAGGAAGTGCTGGTGGTCATTCTCCCATGCTTGAGACTCAA GTGCCACTTTTGTCCATCCCTCAGACAGCCCCAGAATCCATGATGAATTCCATGATATCACCAATTCTTGCCAGTCCGCAGTCTGATCATAAGGCACCACAAACACCAACAACAACTGCCTCAAATACCGTTCACAATATGATTCTCAATGAAATTCTCACGTCGCAACAGAATCCAATTACCACCGAATCCATGGAGGCTCTTATGTCATTCAATTCAGCTACATCGATGCTTCAGGAGTCAACGCCAGTTACGACTTCTCATATGATTCTCACACCACAGGCACCAGATGGCGACAGTGATTCAAGTGCACGACAGcaacagcaacagcagcagcaacaacaacagcagcagcagcaacaacaacaacagcaACAACAGCAAATTGCACAAAATACTGCAATTTACACGGAGGCAGCAGCAGCTCATGCTGCAGCAGCTGCAATCATGGCCGGAGCATCGGACATGAATTCCAACACAAATACAACTGGCTCGAATATTCTCAGTGGGAATGTGACGGAGAATCTCGTTGCTTCCAATCACATGATAAACAATCATGAAATTCGAGTTAGTGCAAATGGAGATCTCCATGTGCAGAGGGTGCAGAATGATATTGG